The genomic stretch AAACCCGCGGGCCTCCCCTCAGTTCCTGTCCACCGGCTTGGAACGCATCCTCGACACCGTCTCGCGTTCCGCCCGCTTGGAGCGCAGCGGCGGCAGGCCGCGGTCGATCAGGTCCATGTCTTCCAGCACCATGTCGCCCATGCGCTTGAAGGCAATGTCGAGCGCGCCGGCGCGGTGGGCCGAGCGCAGGAAGCCGGGCAGGGCACGCACGGGATGATCCTGTGCCAACGGCTCCTCTGGAAAGACATCGCTGGCGGCGACGATGTGGCCGCTCTTCACCGCCGCCATCAAGGCCGGGAAATCGACCACGCCGGCGCGGCTGAGCAGGATGAAGGCGGCGCCCCTGCGCATCGAGGCGAAGGCATCCGCGCCGAGAAAACCCTGGTTCTCGGAGGTCACCGAGGCGACGACGAAAACGAAGTCGCTCGATGTCAGCACGTCGTCGAGCGAGGCCGGCTCGACGCCATTGTCGATCAGGATCGACGGCGGCAGCCAGGGGTCGAACACCTTGGTGCTGACGCGGAAACCCGTGAGCAGCCGGTTCAGCGCGCGGCCGAGATCGCCAAAGCCGATGATGCCGACATCGGCGCCGGACAGGAGCCGCGCCGTCTGGTTGCCGTCGCCGCCCCACAGCTCTTCGCCCTTGCGGAAGGCGAGATCGGCATCGACGATGCCGCGCGCAAGGTTCAGCGCCATGGCAAGGCCAAGCTCGGCCACCGGCTCGGCGAAGACCAGTCCGGTGGTGACGACATGAATCCCGCGCGCGAACAGCGTCTCGTAGGGCATGTTGTTGAGGAGGTTGGTCTCGACATTGAAGACGCAGCGCAGCGCCGTCATCCGACCCAGCGTCTCCGACGAAAGCGGCGGCTGGCCGACGATATAGCGGGCCTGCGCCAGCACATCGGCCGGCAGTTCGGCGACGCCTTCGGCCGTGGTCTCGACGATGCGGTATTTCGCCTTGAAACGCGCCAGTTGCGGCGGCGTGAAGATCAGTTCCAGCGAGCGCGGTTCCGGCGCGCTGATCACCAGCGGCAAATCCTTGTTTGGCACGACGATTCCTCCCGGCGCGATGCTGTCGCGCATTTTTGCTTTGCCCAAGCCGTTGTCCCAAAACGCCGTGCGTTTCGGGCGACATGGGATCGGTGGCTAAAATACCGCCGATGAACCGATTTACAACTGCGAAAAATCGATTTACTCGTTTCTCCGGCGGGCAGAAAATACCTCTGTCCGCGCCTCGGGAGGAGGAGCAATGGCGCATAGGCGGGACCAGCAGCGGCGTGCGTCGATCCACGATGTGGCGAGCCGCGCCGGCGTGTCGGCCGCCACCGTCTCCAAGGTCATGGCCGGCGTCGCCACGGTCAAGCCCGAGAATGCGCAGCGCGTCTTCGACGCCATCGAACAACTGGGCTATCGCGTCGATCCGCTGGCCTCCGACATGCGCCGGGCCAAGCGCCGCATCATCGGCGCCATCATGCCGGAATTCGAAAGCGAGTTCTTCGGCCAGATGGTCACCCAGCTCGAGAGCCTCGCCGAACAGCGCGGCTATACGCTGGTGGCGGCGTCGAGCCGCGAATCCGAAACGCGCGAAACCGAAATCCTAGCCCGCATGCATGACTGGCGCGTGGCCGGCGTGGTGCTGGCGCCGGTGCGCAACGAGCATGGGCCTGCGGCCGCCTTCATGAAGGCCAACGGCATGACCGGCGTGCTGATCGACCGCGTGCTCTCCGACGACGCCTTCGACACGGTGTCGGCCGACAGTGCCGCCGCCAGCGCCGAAGTGGCGCGCGAACTGATCGGCAAGGGCCATCGCCACATCCTTGTCGTCGGCCTTGGCGAGCAGGTGGCGACGGTGCGCGCCCGCCTCGACGGGTTTCGCACCACCGCACTGCAACTGGCGCCGGATGTGCGCATCGATGTCGTGCTGGCCGAAAGCGATGTAGAGCCGCTCAGGGCACAGCTGCGCGACTATTTTGCAAAAGGCGAGCGCCCGACGGCCGTCTATTCGCTGTTCCTCAAGGGCACGCTGGTGGCGCTGTCGGAGTTCCGGCGGCGTGGCTGGCACTGCCCCAACGACATTTCGCTGGTCGGCTTCGACGACGCCGAATGGATGCAGGTGACATGGCCGGCCATCGCCGCCGTGGTGCAGCCGGTGCGCCAGATCGCCGGCCACGCCATGGAAGCACTGTTTGCCAGGATTGAAGGCGAGGAGGGGCCGCCGACCGCGCGGCTCGAGGCTTGCAAGGTTTTGATGCGGGAATCCGTTGGCTCGCCAGGCAGCGGCCCGCATTCCGCAAACCCGCAATAGCCACCATCACGCTTGAAAGCATGAACCATGTCGATGTCGACATCGCCGGCGGCCTCGGAAGGCGGGGCTGCAGCTGGGGGTGTCCTCACTTTCTGCGGCAGGTGCCGCCACGTCAAGGTGTAAAAGGCCTTAAGGCTGGCGGGACAGAGGGGGTGTGAAGGATCGCGACGGAACGGTTTTC from Mesorhizobium sp. 113-3-3 encodes the following:
- a CDS encoding LacI family DNA-binding transcriptional regulator translates to MAHRRDQQRRASIHDVASRAGVSAATVSKVMAGVATVKPENAQRVFDAIEQLGYRVDPLASDMRRAKRRIIGAIMPEFESEFFGQMVTQLESLAEQRGYTLVAASSRESETRETEILARMHDWRVAGVVLAPVRNEHGPAAAFMKANGMTGVLIDRVLSDDAFDTVSADSAAASAEVARELIGKGHRHILVVGLGEQVATVRARLDGFRTTALQLAPDVRIDVVLAESDVEPLRAQLRDYFAKGERPTAVYSLFLKGTLVALSEFRRRGWHCPNDISLVGFDDAEWMQVTWPAIAAVVQPVRQIAGHAMEALFARIEGEEGPPTARLEACKVLMRESVGSPGSGPHSANPQ
- a CDS encoding hydroxyacid dehydrogenase — protein: MPNKDLPLVISAPEPRSLELIFTPPQLARFKAKYRIVETTAEGVAELPADVLAQARYIVGQPPLSSETLGRMTALRCVFNVETNLLNNMPYETLFARGIHVVTTGLVFAEPVAELGLAMALNLARGIVDADLAFRKGEELWGGDGNQTARLLSGADVGIIGFGDLGRALNRLLTGFRVSTKVFDPWLPPSILIDNGVEPASLDDVLTSSDFVFVVASVTSENQGFLGADAFASMRRGAAFILLSRAGVVDFPALMAAVKSGHIVAASDVFPEEPLAQDHPVRALPGFLRSAHRAGALDIAFKRMGDMVLEDMDLIDRGLPPLRSKRAERETVSRMRSKPVDRN